Genomic window (Erythrolamprus reginae isolate rEryReg1 chromosome 3, rEryReg1.hap1, whole genome shotgun sequence):
CTGGAAGATGGAATTGTGCTTTGGGTTGTGGCCTTGACCTTGTGAGTTTCATACTCAGCCCTGGAATCTCAGtaagtcaggggtaggcaaagttggctcttctatgacttgtggacttcaactcccagaatttctaagccaatcatgctagcttaggaattctgggaattgaagtccacatgttatagaagagccaactttgcctacccctgcactaagtGATTTGGAGCCAGCTCTTCATCTCAGCCGATATCCTTCTTTAAGAGCGTTAGAGAAAAATGGAGGGCAGAGTGCTATATAAGTGTCTTGAAGGAGGAAAGATGGGATGCAAGTTTTATTGAATAAGACATGCCACttttaaaatcaatattttttctgctccagactttaaaaaaaaaaacatttcttagTCCTagtccagaaagctgttaagacctggcttttccagcaggcctggagttAGGATTGATTGTAAATATACATGTTTTTTaggatattttagattttattgcactgttgattttattgctgtatttttattgctgctgtatttatgactattgttagCTGTTCTGAGTTCTTTTTgtagtgagcagcatataagtacaataaataaatatcttgtcaATACATAAGCATTCCCAGCTTTTCCCTTATATTCTAGATTCTATAGCTTCTCATAATAGCCAGCTACAAATAGAATGGCAATGTGTTGATTGTTTTGTAGCTCAAAAGCAAGAAAGATTATGCCAAGATTATAGCACATGCCAAGGGAAAGGGTAGAATGGTAACAGGTTTGTCTGGAGGAGGATGAACTCTGAAAAATGCTTTCTTTAGAACATTAATCTTATCTCCGAAGATGGTATAATATATTCTACCACACAGACTAAtggtttttattatctttttaggTATTTCTGCACCTGTTGTGTACTTTGTGGACTATGTTGCCAACTGTATATATCTTGAAGACATTGTAGGATCAACTACTGTTCGGGACTATATAATCTCCCAGCAGCAATCTGGTGAAGGTATCAGCAATCTTATTCAATTAGTTGAAAAGATAGGGGAGATATTAGCACGAATGCATGACGAAGACCTCATACATGGAGATCTCACAACTTCTAACATGCTTTTGCAACCACCAGTGGAGAAGCTGGAGTTGACATTAATAGATTTTGGACTAAGTTTTATTTCTGGTCTTCCTGAAGATAAGGGTGTTGATTTATATGTCTTAGAGAAAGCCTTTTTGAGTACCCATCCAAACACAGAAGCTCTGTTTGAAGCACTATTGAAGAAATACTCAACTGCATCTAAAAAATCAATTCCAGTGATAAAAAAGCTGGATGAAGTACGactgagaggaagaaaaagatctATGGTTGGATAAAGAATGCAGACAACacagggagaaaaagaggaactTAATTTTTATATGCTCtttaaatattttcaattatgtccaataataaaattgaattttttgttttatttcatatttGCGTACTGGAATATTATTACTAGATTTATATAATGATAGTGAAAAATTCAAGAACAGAAATTGGTATTTGCTTCTTTGTAATCTGTTTATTTCCTGGAATTGGTATAGTTGGAGTTTGACCTACAGTCCTAATGTGAAGATGTAAATCCTTGATGTAATATTTTATGCAATGCAGTCATAGGATTCAAATAATTTGGGCCATTTTAAGGCTTGCAAGTTCCTATTAATCTCTTAAGATTTTATTTGCATCACTCCCTTTTATGCCAAGAATACATTTATGGCCTCAGTAAATATTGTTAATACCTACAGGTTGAATATCCCTAAATCTGCTGCAATCTATTGAAGAAAGTTAGTACCTATCCCTCtctaagaaaaatgaaatatcctaagaAATATTAGAAAGGCACAACATTATATAGAATATTCCTAGAGAGATGGAGAAACATGTTTGTACGCAGCAAACAGACTTACTCTTAGTAGCCCCCAGTTTTGTCAATTTGCCATCAAGGAAGGGGCCAGCTCACtcattccccctcccctttgTAAATAGCCTAGACCAGTCTATtctaacaaagatctacctcctccTTCAGATAGAGCCATATTAGAAATTGCCCAAATCCCTTTCATTACACCACATGGGacctgggaagattgcatcagCTAGCAGCACCTTTCTAAGCACCTTTATTTCTAATATAGTGTCTCTTTCCCAGTTGGAACTGGACCCAGAAAGATATTCCTTCCAACATTATGGTCTTAGTCTAATTTTATTGTTTACTATGTTTGCTTCCAATCTCACCTTGGGGCCACATGGCAATTGGATAGGAATACTGTATGCCTGATTATTCCTCTTGTTTCCTGCCAGACTTCTTGTCCCCTTGACCACTTATCCTTTAGTTAGTATTTAATAGTAAGTTGCATAATACAAATCAAAAGGTCAGCCCTATGCTCATGTTTATTTCCAGGAAAGTGTCTGATTTTCATAAATCTTTGGTTTCTTCAGTCCAGTACTTTGTCTTGATGCAGATTCACCTGTCTAGAATTAAAAGATAAGCTTAGTAAGAAATGTGGCAGGTATCATTCTGATCTCTGAATAAGTGGGAGTGTCATTCATTGTACCTCTATTGTGAAACCATGTCCAGGGTTCTTGATATTTCAAATGCATATATTATTCCAGAGATGTTGAGGGTCATAAATCTATCTTCCACATAAACTCACTCTGAATCCAATAGAGCTTGCttctaaatactgtatatccatggAAGATGACTGCAGTTCTGACTACTGGAAGAACTGAAGCAATGTTTTGCAACTTGGTTATTTTTGTCTTTTggattttaatttaaaagaatATCCTGTTGCAGGAGATCATGTATCACCTGAAGGGTTACAACAGATTAGATGCTAGTCTAGAAGCATATTATAGATTCACTCTTAATACATTTCCCCCcttaaaatgaaagcagaattacagggttttttccaaaaaatagaaaaagagactAATACATTGGATTTCCTTCAAAGTTGGAGCTTATTTGAACTTTCAGaacagaaaaatttaaaaaatcgcACAGGCTATGTTACCTTCTCAGAAACTACAGAAGTGCAACCTAGTACAGTATACATTTGTATAAATTGTTACAAATTACTAATAAGTTTAGCAGTTACTTTTTACTAGACTTGTGCAAAGGTGAATTTCATATAAATCAAGTGGATTTAAATCATATCTATCCTAGGGTTAACTACCTTTAAATTaactatctttagatagatttttactctAAAAGcactttattaaaatttaatttaaaaatttaaaaatccaatttagatttttaaaaatctgatttaaatttttttttcttaatcaaCTTTTATTCAGCCTGGTTGGTGAAATGAATTAAATTCTGGAAATTAATTTACAGAACATTTAAGCTGCATGATTCCCCTTTCTCCTGTCTTGCTAAATAGATAATAAAGATACagcttttattatttctataaataattcaagaaggcgaacatatctaatactctttcctcctattttccctacaacaactgTGAGGTATGTTGGGTTTATAGAGTATGACTGGCCCAGTCACCCATGTTGCTTTCCTTAGACTTAATTATGGTAAttaattaaattgattaaaaGTTATTAAACTAATGAAACTTGACAGATTTTCTTCTGCAAGTTTCTTGTAATAATTATCTGGGAGGTAAATATTCATTTTCCAACAGGCAATATTTTCCAGAATTAGAAGTGCAAATGAGCACAAAAAAACCTTTTACTTGTGCATTGCCTGTCATAAAGTTGTTAAAAACTATACAATACTTAtagcaaaggaaaaaaagaagcaatGCCAATAAATATCCTAGCTTTCATAGAAGCTTTTTTAAACCTCTTTTCCCCCCATTTGGCAatcaatgcaataaataaaatattaaagtcGTATCATACAGCAGCtgcttttaacttttttttaagctTAATTTGTTTGGATTGAGAACCTGAGGTAAATTTCAGCCTTAGACAGACACATGGATGCAGAATGTCTTATAAAAAATTGCCAAAGCACTGGAAGAGGGAGAAAAGTAACatctattatttatatatttaataatatatattaaaataatatatatactataataataataataataataataataataattattattatttattagatttgtatgctgcccctctccgaaaactataTATAAAAGACAGACTAggcgagacatgatagcaatgttctaatatttcaggggctgccacaaagaagagggagtcaagctattctccaaagcacttgagggcaggaaaagaagcaagggatggaaactaatcaaggaaagaagcaatttaAGAACTaaagaggaattttctgacagaacaattaatctgtggaacaacttgcctccagaagttgtgaatgctccaccactggaaatgtttaagatgatgttggataaccatttctctgaaatggtgtagggcaggggtctccaaacttgggaactttaagacttgtggacttcaactcccagaattctccagccagctatgggagttgatgtccacaaatcttaaagttcccaagtttggagacccctggtgtagggtttcctgccaagtagggggttggactagaagacctccaaggccccttcccactctgttattctattctattctattctactctactctatagatgagaagaataatctgaacaatatttatttatttatttatttatttacttacttacttacttacttacttacttacttacttacttacttacttacttacttacttacttacttacttacttacttacttactcacttatttattggacttttatgaacttggggtggcttacaacatat
Coding sequences:
- the TP53RK gene encoding EKC/KEOPS complex subunit TP53RK, which produces MAGSNSEGGTQREAEPPAFPPPMEGLQLIQQGAEARLYRGQFLGRPTVMKLRFPKRYRHPTMDERLSHKRTAQEARSLLRCRRAGISAPVVYFVDYVANCIYLEDIVGSTTVRDYIISQQQSGEGISNLIQLVEKIGEILARMHDEDLIHGDLTTSNMLLQPPVEKLELTLIDFGLSFISGLPEDKGVDLYVLEKAFLSTHPNTEALFEALLKKYSTASKKSIPVIKKLDEVRLRGRKRSMVG